The window GAGATAGGAGTATACGGCCCTGAATCAGAATTGAGTTCAGAAATATCCCCTGCAGTAGCAGTATTTGACAAGAATCCTGCCAATGCTGCAGACATAGCTGTAACACTTGATTCAAAGAGTAACACCCTTAATGCAGTATTAAACGGACCATCAGTTAAGTTAGTAGAAGGACAGGATTATATATTAGAAAATAATACAAATCTGATAATAAAAAAAGAGTTTCTGTTGGGACTGCCTTCAGGTACAACAAAACTGATTTTTGATTACAGTAACGGAGTAGACCCTGTATTGGCCATTGCCGTAGGCGATACAACACCGGGAGGCTCTGACCCAAGTCCAATAATCAGTCCCACTACTGTAAAATACGACAGAACATCATCAACGGATTTAAAGATAACTATGTCTCCTAATGGTACTACCCTAAATGCAATAATGAATGGTTCAGCAGCTCTGGTACCGGATGTTGATTATACTATTACAGGAGATACTGTAACAATTAAGAGGAGCTACCTTGCGGCCCAAACTTCTGATAGCCTAAATCTTACTTTTGACTTCAGCGGAAACGGAATAGACCCTGTACTTGAAATTACTTTTCTTAAAAACACTACTTATGGTGATGCAAACATGGACGGTGCTATAGATTCTATTGATTATGCAATACTCAAACAACATCTTTTAGGGCTAAAAACACTGGATCATGATATTTTACACTTCCTTGACCTTAATTTGGACGGTGCAACCGATTCAATTGACTTATCTATATTAAAACAGTATTTACTGGGGAAAATTACCGACCTTCCAGTGACAAAATAAAAGCTATATAAAAACCGGCTCCTAAAGGGCCGGTTTTTATATCTGGGTGATTCAAAAGGATTTTGCTATTGACTCGTGGAATAAAATAAAATATAATGAATATAATTTAGTAATTTAGCACTTTAATTAGATGAAGTAAATAAGATGGATTTTAAATTAAAATTAATATAAATGAGAGGTAGTTGCTTATGTCCAGATGGAAAATATATACCCCTGACGGTGTACAGGATATTCTGTTTGATGAATGTTACGTAAAGAGGGAAATAGAAAAAAGAATCAGAAATACATTCAGGTCTTATGGCTATTATGAGATAGAAACTCCAACCATAGAATTTTTTGATGTATTTTCATCGGAAATAGAGCATTTTCCTCAGGAATCAATGGTAAAATTCTTTGATCAAAAAGGAAGGATTCTTGTATTAAGGCCGGATATAACTGTTCCTGTTGCAAGAATAACTGCTACGAAAAACAGGGATGTGCAGCTTCCGATAAAATACTCCTATATAGGCAATGTATTCAGATTTAACGAAGTTGGAGGCGGACGCCAGAACGAGTTTACACAGGCAGGAGTTGAAATGCTTGGGGATTCATCCTCAGAAAGTGATGCAGAAATAATTGCTATGGCAATAAATACACTTAAAGCCGCAGGACTAAAGGAGTTCAAGATAGAAATCGGTCAGGTAGAATTTTTTAAAGGCTTGGCAGAAGAAGCGGGATTTTCCAGTGAGGATATAGATGCGATATCCAAACAAATTGACAAAAAGGATCTTGTTGGCGTAGAGGAGATACTTAACCGATATGAAATAAGTGCAAGATTAAAACAGCTTATATTAAAGCTGACGGGATTATTCGGATTGGCAGATGTAATACAGGAATTCAAGAACTCTTCAATAAACGAAAGAAGCCTTAAAGCAATTGAAAATATAGAAGAAGTAGTATCAATATTGTCAGATTACGGCTTATCAGAATATGTGTCAATAGATTTAGGCATGTTAAAAAGCCTCAATTATGATACCGGAATAACCTTCAGGGGTTTTACAAACGGAGTCGGGTTTCCGATACTTTCAGGGGGAAGGTACGACAACCTTACCTCCAGTTTTGGGAAGGAGTGTCCTGCCACAGGCTTTTCAGTGAGGATAAATATGCTTATGACAGCAATGGAAAACTCAGGAATTACTTTTGAAAGGCCTTCTGTGGATTCATTAATATGTTATGAAAAGACAAACCGAAAAAGGGCAATAGAAATAGCCGAAGCCCTTAGAAAACAGGACATGAAAATAGAAACTTTTGTTTTGACAGAGAATATAGACCAAGGCAAAAAATATGCTTCCTCAAAGACAATCGGAGGAATCATATATATTGGAGAAAACGATAAAATCACAGTGTACGATATGATAAACGATACTAAAGAGGAAACAAGCTTCAATGCCCTTTTAAACATTGGATAATAAAACTGTTTTTAAGTTTATAAAATAAATTTTTGTGGGGAGTAAAGAAAATGAGATATTTGACAATTGCTCTTTCAAAGGGCAGACTTACAGATATGTCGGTAGAAATATTTGAAAAGATAGGAATAGACTGTACAGAACTTAAATCATCCACCAGAAAGCTTATACTGTCCGATGAAAAAAATAAGATAAAATTTTTTCTTGCAAAGCCTGCAGATGTACCAACTTATGTAGAGTATGGGGCAGCAGATATAGGAATAGTGGGAAAGGACACTCTGCTTGAAGAGGGTAGGAACCTGTACGAGGTGCTTGATTTGGGCTTTGCAGCCTGCAAAATGGCATTGGCAGGTCCTGCGGAATTACAGGGAAAGATAGAAGAGCTGAATATAAAAAGAGTAGGCACAAAGTATCCTAATAT of the Ruminiclostridium papyrosolvens DSM 2782 genome contains:
- the hisG gene encoding ATP phosphoribosyltransferase, with protein sequence MRYLTIALSKGRLTDMSVEIFEKIGIDCTELKSSTRKLILSDEKNKIKFFLAKPADVPTYVEYGAADIGIVGKDTLLEEGRNLYEVLDLGFAACKMALAGPAELQGKIEELNIKRVGTKYPNITRNYFEKARRESVEIIKLNGSVELAPLVGLSEVIVDLVESGRTLKENGLVVLDTIADISARMVVNRVSMKMENQRIQKIIDGVREELSARG
- the hisZ gene encoding ATP phosphoribosyltransferase regulatory subunit, whose product is MSRWKIYTPDGVQDILFDECYVKREIEKRIRNTFRSYGYYEIETPTIEFFDVFSSEIEHFPQESMVKFFDQKGRILVLRPDITVPVARITATKNRDVQLPIKYSYIGNVFRFNEVGGGRQNEFTQAGVEMLGDSSSESDAEIIAMAINTLKAAGLKEFKIEIGQVEFFKGLAEEAGFSSEDIDAISKQIDKKDLVGVEEILNRYEISARLKQLILKLTGLFGLADVIQEFKNSSINERSLKAIENIEEVVSILSDYGLSEYVSIDLGMLKSLNYDTGITFRGFTNGVGFPILSGGRYDNLTSSFGKECPATGFSVRINMLMTAMENSGITFERPSVDSLICYEKTNRKRAIEIAEALRKQDMKIETFVLTENIDQGKKYASSKTIGGIIYIGENDKITVYDMINDTKEETSFNALLNIG